Sequence from the Cucumis sativus cultivar 9930 chromosome 1, Cucumber_9930_V3, whole genome shotgun sequence genome:
TgcataaattaaacattatatacatatatctgtgtgtgtgtgtgtactGTCATgtaaatatacataaaaagtttgggggggggggggggggggggggggggaggtGAAGTGGATTTTGGGTAGGAAGGCTTTAATGCGGAGGATATCATAAAAATGTAGTATGGAAAAGGTGGAGTTTAAGcacttttaaaagataataaagtaATGATggttttgaataattattaattattcataattATAATGGTTGTTCATGCAAAAGCACATAATAACACATATGATCACATTGAGTAGTATAAATAAGCGTCCTCCTCCAAACTGATATGGCAGCAAGATTTGAGGTTGCATACAGAGAGATAACTCAACTCCTCTGCCTTCTACCTCTCTCCTCTTGCTCCTTTTAAATTACTAACATAACAATAATGGCCCTTAGTTTTATGAATCACAACCCTTGGATTTTTGCTTTTGGTCTTCTaggtatacatatatatattctcattatttcttcttccaaatttaattaattacctctttaatttctcatatatatatatatatgtacgaACTAATATACTGTTCAATTGGAATAACTTTGTAGGTAACATTTTCTCGTTCATCGTATTTCTGGCCCCAGTGTAAGTTGAATCGTTACTATactgattatatatttatgtataggAAGTGAATAGgcattattttgatttttttgatgagataaaattaatattatctATTATAATTGGATGCAGGCCTACATTTATAAGGGTGTGTAGAAAGAAATCAACGGAAGGATTTCAATCAATTCCCTACGTGGTTGCGCTGTTCAGTGCTCTGTTATTGATATACTATTCCACACTGAATGCGGATGAGTTCTTTCTTATGACCATCAACTCTGTTGGCTGTTTCATTGAGACCATTTACATCGCTTTATACATTGCCTATGCTCCCAAGAAGGCTCgggtcagtttttgttttttttaattttaataccTTCGATcgctatatgtatatatacataatatataatataagttcatatatatgtatatatatatgcagaTATTCACTGTGAGGTTTGTTCTGCTGTTGGACGTTGTTGGGTTTTGTTCTATTCTGGTAGTGACCCAATTTCTAGTGAAGAGGGCTTACAGAGCCCGCGTGATTGGTTTCATTTGTGGAGGTCTCTCCGTCAGCGTTTTTGCAGCTCCTCTCAGCATCATGAAGAGAGTTATCCGTACAAGAAGCGTCGAGTACAtgcctttctctctctcttttttcctcaCACTCAGCGCTGTCATGTGGCTCTGCTATGGTTTGTTCCTCAAGGATTTATACGTTGCGGTAATAATAACACAACAATATAAATTCTTCaaatctcaattattattacacctatatatatatatatatatataactttacCTACCTATAAcctttcatattaattattaattacagCTTCCAAACACATTGGGATTCACATTCGGGATGGCTCAGATGATTCTGTACGCCATCTACAGAAACGCCAAGCCGTTGCCTTCCGAGGAAAAGCTCCCCCAACACAAAGCCGATATCGAAACTCAAATTGTAATAACGGCCACCCCTACTAATCCTGATGACCATCAGGGCGATGAGCATCAAAATCAAGATCAAGTTATTAATGTTCCTCCACCACCTCCTCAATCCAACACCAACCATGCACCATCAGTATGCAACAATAATGACAAATATTGCATGGACAATAACATGGCCCCGCCGCCCATGGTCAAATGTGAGGCTTGAGTTTTTCATGCAtgtatcatcatcatcatccaCCAATCTCCTCCCTGCAATCACTTGTATTATTGTATaatgtcttctttttcttcttgttattgttgttgttgttagagtaactttaatttatgtatttctAAACTCGGGAGAGAGGTTCCATATCCATGtacaatttatatatttatatatatatgcttttaatttaatcatatccTATAACTaaccaacaaaatttatttatgtatatatatatatccattttttattactttcatttcatatttaatctaattcaatataattgtcacaataatatatttaattgcattagttatatatatttggtcaAAATAGCCTAACTCATTAAcacattatattaaaattaacaattaactCAATTTAGACtttcttttaaactatatatgtatatgatcTATAGACCATTCTTGTTGGTTTAGtcaacaatatttattataataatactaaataaataaatttagagaGAAAGGGTCCAATCCATATTATCCACCTACCTagcattagtttaattaatatattttatttaaaaaatttaattttcttggtAACTAATTGTTGTAAGATCACATGGGaacctaattaaatttgtagaggAACTTGCAATTGGTCATTTTCACTAAAATGTGAGGAGGTGATCAAATGTGGTACAATAAggaattaaattagttaaaactTAAAGATGCTTTCTCGGTCTTTGTCCATTGTGATCAttcactaataaataaattatatagcCTCGGGAATGTATCTTAATTAGGAACACTATATATATTctgttatatatattcatgatTAATTATCTTCATATTATAATCATTGATTTAATTAGACTCCACCAATCTTATGTACGCTTTATCCAATACTTGGTGTGTATAGATATGCATACATATATGTCCAAGGAAAGGCATAAAGTTCACATACGAGATTGAAATGAGGCATTGGAAGCCAACCTAtattccaaaaagaaaatctcaaTGCCTTGAGATTTGGACCAACCAAACTCGGTCGGAtcgataaatatatatcaatcaaccataaaccaaaaaattcGAACATACATATCTTGGCTACCTTGAGCACTAGAAATGTCGACACAGTGTGTTACAGATGCAATCGAagacatatatttataatgacAAACTTATAAATAATCGCATTTGACCACTCTACGAGGAAGAGATCTGACGActtgtatttcatttttatttagttgaaTTAGTACTAATTTAGGTATCAAATTGTAAAACTAATCTCTTACCTACTGTAACTTTAGAGCATCTTAAGACTAGACTTGGAAGAAGTAAAGTTGAATTACGTCAAAGGCCAATGCAAACCTGCAACGAATCCCAATGGTAACGATATCATGCAAAGCACCGATAATAATGTCAATTCGAAATCCAATGCATCCAACGTATACTAATGGTGTGTTGGATATATATGCCAAATTAATTTGGTATCAATAATAGTGAAGATTTCAAGAGTTGTCCTGTAGTATACTAATGTGCTGACAATCAAGCCTAAGCTAGTAATAATTAAACCCAACCAGCTACAAAAGTTGGCCATACGTCTCCATATATACTCTTTAGATTTTCACGATCGACTCctataataaatatgatgATCATTTGATCCATCACGTGAGTGATGTCATACCGTACCTCTTATGGTTGACCATATAGATTAATGTAACCtctcatttaaaaatttaatattatattatctaACATTAGTCAAATATAACTAAACTTCTTTTGCCTCTATAGGACATTAATTAGCACAAAAGAGTaaatgcaaaaagaaaagatctAGTAATAGTTAGAGGTTAattaaaaatgcaaaatttgaaactagagactaattaaattgaactaagtagaattataatattttgaaatgaatagtAAAATAGGTAGGTagggaagaaaaatacataagaaaaagaaaattaatgatgATCTAATTCAGCTATATGGTTATGATTATAGTTCTCACCAACTTTTAGaggttttcattttaaaatttaattttggggaGTTGGCCtggggaagaagaaggagaatataatataaggtcaatagttgtttctttttctcttttctttttctaaacacTAATATATAGTTAAATGGATTGGGTACTATCAGGTAcatacaaattgaaaaaaaaaaaaaaaaagaaaaaaagatgggCTGATTAATTTGGTAGGAggcatttaataaattttgtttgttttagttgaaggaaaaagagaaatcagTGAGtgtgatataattatttatatatacatatagatgAATTAGAAATATTCTTTGAACCAATCAATATCAAAACTGGTAGCCTTAGCTGTATATCCCTTGTTTGAGTTAATGCCATTGAATTTCCCCCTTGAATCTTCCAAACTCCATTAGTACTAAAAACACAATTTGGCAAAAAGGatgtttgtttttggaatttgtacTGCCACACcccattattaatttttgccAAACTCCATTTTTGCCGTAATTGAGCACCTAATCTCTGGTATTAATCCTCACCTTTTTTTCATCATCTATATGTTCTTCCTATAAGTCATTATATTCATTACGTACTTAAAAGACTAATTTTGTGTGGTTCACAATCAATAATATTACTGCACCTTCCCTTATTCCACAACAC
This genomic interval carries:
- the LOC101221611 gene encoding bidirectional sugar transporter SWEET12 — translated: MALSFMNHNPWIFAFGLLGNIFSFIVFLAPVPTFIRVCRKKSTEGFQSIPYVVALFSALLLIYYSTLNADEFFLMTINSVGCFIETIYIALYIAYAPKKARIFTVRFVLLLDVVGFCSILVVTQFLVKRAYRARVIGFICGGLSVSVFAAPLSIMKRVIRTRSVEYMPFSLSFFLTLSAVMWLCYGLFLKDLYVALPNTLGFTFGMAQMILYAIYRNAKPLPSEEKLPQHKADIETQIVITATPTNPDDHQGDEHQNQDQVINVPPPPPQSNTNHAPSVCNNNDKYCMDNNMAPPPMVKCEA